Proteins found in one Plasmodium gaboni strain SY75 chromosome 13, whole genome shotgun sequence genomic segment:
- a CDS encoding putative ferredoxin, with the protein MNIVILLLVLTFNIKHSNTYKLKNTYIPINYMYHNNNKNILRSQNSKLFLNFLSNNQLGNSNKQICFFKNKIKSNISNINNYDYLRKRNFNTSNKNKLFYNITLRTNDGEKKIECNEDEYILDASERQNVELPYSCRGGSCSTCAAKLVEGEVDNDDQSYLDEEQIKKKYILLCTCYPKSDCVIETHKEDELHDM; encoded by the coding sequence ATGAAtattgtaatattattgttagTACTAACATTTAACATAAAACATAGcaatacatataaattaaaaaatacGTATATACCcataaattatatgtatcataataataataaaaatatattaagaaGCCAAAATAGtaaattatttttgaaTTTCCTAAGTAATAACCAGCTAGGTAATTctaataaacaaatatgtttttttaagaacaaaataaaaagtaatatatctaatatcaataattatgattatttaaGAAAACGTAATTTCAATACTtctaataaaaataaattattttataatataacattaaGAACAAACGAtggagaaaaaaaaatcgAATGTAATGAagatgaatatatattagatgCTAGTGAAAGACAGAATGTTGAATTACCATATAGTTGTAGGGGAGGTAGTTGTTCTACATGTGCAGCAAAACTAGTCGAAGGAGAAGTAGATAATGATGATCAAAGTTATTTAGATGaagaacaaataaaaaaaaaatatattcttttgTGTACATGCTATCCTAAATCGGATTGTGTAATTGAAACACACAAGGAAGACGAACTGCACGATATGTAA
- a CDS encoding putative glycerol-3-phosphate 1-O-acyltransferase has translation MIKIFVGSFLTTLFFVVFKFHIVKNVKNKSCFINTFGVSPIVTKLFPKYINKGINRKVPITYKKNKMIRFLNNNIYEDAYDTIINKLDLLIKESYDIRDHINTFKGFLRKYLDEIKKHESCSSQDFLNNFLIYIDTFKKYKNYEFPNIHRYDETLYEWSLKFWSELIDKKNSKFLGISNIKKIEYWRDKGHNIIIFSNHHIEADANIIKYFFHTQHSEQISRNIIFIGGHKIRVDPLSRPFSVTANLLCIYSKKYIENPPHLREEKTLFNHKSLNVLRNLLNKGKQIIWLAPSGGRDRKGADGKIHISPFDPKIIQTFNIFAKRSKVKTHFIGLALNTYNICPPPNTVDVDEIEKERTCNYSPISLNLGQDIFELYPNMDEDQITTYLYNYVNQLYKQIS, from the coding sequence ATGattaaaatttttgttGGTTCCTTTTTAAcaacattattttttgttgtaTTTAAATTTCATATTGTCAAgaatgtaaaaaataaatcatgTTTCATAAACACTTTTGGTGTATCTCCTATTGTTACAAAGTTATTTcctaaatatataaataaaggtataaatagaaaagttcctattacatataaaaaaaataaaatgataagatttttaaacaataatatatatgaagatGCCTATGATACAATAATTAACAAATTagatttattaataaaagagAGTTATGATATTAGAGATCATATTAATACTTTTAAAGGTTTTTTAAGGAAATATTTagatgaaataaaaaagcATGAATCTTGTTCTTCACAAGATTTcttaaataattttttaatttatattgatacatttaaaaaatacaaaaattatgaatTCCCTAATATTCATAGATATGATGAAACGTTATATGAATGGTCTTTAAAATTTTGGTCTGAATTGAtagacaaaaaaaattcgAAATTTCTTGGtatttcaaatataaaaaaaatagaatatTGGAGAGATAAAGGAcacaatataataatatttagTAATCATCATATTGAAGCAGATgcaaatataataaaatactTTTTTCACACTCAACACTCTGAACAAATTTcaagaaatattatttttataggCGGACATAAAATTAGAGTTGATCCTTTGTCAAGACCATTTAGTGTAACAGCTAATcttttatgtatatattcGAAAAAGTATATAGAAAACCCTCCACATTTAAGAGAAGAAAAAACTTTATTTAATCATAAATCATTAAATGTTTTACgaaatttattaaataaaggGAAGCAAATTATTTGGCTAGCTCCAAGTGGAGGACGAGATAGAAAAGGAGCTGATGGAAAAATACACATTTCTCCTTTTGATCCTAAAATCATACAaacatttaatatttttgcAAAAAGATCCAAGGTTAAAACACATTTCATAGGATTAGCTTTGAAtacttataatatatgtcCACCACCCAATACGGTTGATGTAGATGAAATTGAAAAAGAGAGAACTTGTAATTATTCACCTATATCTTTAAATTTAGGACAAGatatttttgaattatATCCAAATATGGATGAGGATCAAATAACGACATatctttataattatgtaaatCAATTGTATAAACAAATCAGttaa
- a CDS encoding hypothetical protein (conserved Plasmodium protein, unknown function), whose amino-acid sequence MNENNVKEMNNKNDNPYKKKGDEKLNETASYQKSKKSSYIDNLYNKNLLLCEDKISYCDEKKKENTNVDEEKKKIANVKEEVENNSSICKNVSSTKILKEVQKDKYNILDMKGKNNIKNNTSSEYIKTRSLQNVKKNSSSYSNDKTGNKNSQNLEDHKVAFSTTNGNSLSFDEIDMNNIKLNMKDKLNNNNYVYDDDGDNNYYYYNKMNDEKNEKEEISFNIYDAPNLIGNNMENYILHDEDNYIKSSFDRNNFDTAIDNNDGLKQPFNIFNEEINSHDLRRKNKDIIANIEKSSRYYKEKKNSFLSTLKSKSHEKKEVYSSNRNQVKGEEIMIQRIFIEENNNDDNVRNKIDSIEQTIEENRNVKYNKMLSNKTGNILKNQCDILKNQSDILKNIICEEENYSSSSTNVVSHMVNKNADSDSFNKRDYEITDDESMEENLIKNNKYVGDQFGEDKYLNDHIPSDELTEKIANDISSPHIELSEDSLENTREKFENVRSNYGEDFIDIKIYDEDSEIDDIQNNELDYFWNNKDVSNILNKERNSVRTSFEGNNEEDEKNIWNSEDCGDGVRLGPIDLPDFNIKKKKDKIIFPQMRRSRSDNIYKRKNIAHFMNKRNTIDNIINNENMEISLSNNEYTYDNNNNDNINNNNYNINNNDNNLYYANNKVGEKKEEQRDDMNIADKLDIIRKKLAINNNIDIDNINYERFDMYQVDFERIGLNVSNLEKEEKYILLLYISEKKLEYVWNEREAFKRAHSNIKNFQVNQNKMRELKNEKRENSVLIDTQYFKSNEMKNYQNYNILNKKNNYNIKNKCSNNCSTNKTNVFSNIGRSISVTSSFDTCEKKNNSKDFSLLLERHKYNKMRNDQYDEKMNSDDYNDIINNDEKLQDVGFFLPFYRRLLKKYETINKVVINNDSAANDVCETISTSNNNNIYNNICNKKEEGDNSQKNMSNEKSLFERFLKSFISLFFLDECIDQFLNYYEDIKTSKNKDDALLRHSLCIEYMCNCFQDIYIQKDYIENEEKKFWFLHFSDIMKDIINNFIENENLVNKIRKIQIINNILKDEVKTYSIKVAHEDIYLDVSQNFIEEYENDKNYKYNYHIYKKQKQKMKTQNSQDKNNNNNNNNKYVVGNNQGNYTNSFWSYIFGYFNNIYNNWSQEKDDSDHSSYSHSEESLQNDIINSSNLVIKNCTHSDEEQSGDISMTTDDENYQKVEEQKGKNNNKSDNKNEDNIEHNILHKKPKQVHEENVYTHDILLKGNKQNKNKEKYKNDHSLKSKDIKSVDTNMNNNKLNNYMNNQIKCNSLERQDHILGSSTNIDESIIESNISNVSFHNSEHSNNIKLDDFYVVNKKEEEKKNNTTKDEEQPDILNNNNKKTNCCSNTHKNRNYHISSYQNFKCNNKRYQRNVANLVSFQYKGSLPKENINNFKKMNKNKNIIGCYFSSSDDTLVGVHIKSDIVQHFVDTHFVMERCRKYNKQIKKSYVHILNAKTKQYLAVNLNTNKIIYTNKYDDTIYLDQYNEQHKISTYFQLQSISDMMKNILIEDIVQSVADILC is encoded by the coding sequence atgaatgaaaataatgtaaaagaaatgaataataaaaatgataatccatacaaaaaaaaaggtgatgaaaaattaaatgaaacAGCTAGTTATCAAAAATCAAAAAAGTCATCATATATAGATAACTTGTATAACAAAAATTTACTTTTATGCGAAGATAAAATATCTTATTGTgatgagaaaaaaaaggaaaatacaaatgtggatgaagaaaaaaaaaaaatagcAAATGTAAAAGAAGAGGTTGAAAATAATTCGTCCATATGTAAAAATGTGTCATctacaaaaatattaaaagaagttcaaaaagataaatataacattcTTGATATgaaaggaaaaaataacattaaaaataatacatcatcagaatatataaaaacaagATCTTTACAGAACGTAAAGAAAAATTCTTCGTCATATTCTAATGATAAAACTGGAAACAAAAATTCTCAAAATTTAGAAGATCATAAGGTTGCATTTTCTACTACAAATGGGAATAGTCTCAGTTTTGATGAGATagatatgaataatataaaattgaatatgaaagataaattaaataataataattatgtttatgatgatgatggtgataataattattattattataataagaTGAATGAcgaaaaaaatgaaaaagaagaaatatcATTTAACATATATGATGCACCCAATTTAATAGGaaataatatggaaaattatattttgcatgatgaagataattatattaaatcTTCTTTTGATAGAAATAACTTTGATACTGCtatagataataatgatgGTTTAAAACAACCgtttaatatttttaatgaGGAAATAAATAGTCATGATTtaagaagaaaaaacaaagaTATAATCGCAAACATTGAAAAATCATCTagatattataaagaaaaaaaaaacagtTTTTTGAGTACATTAAAATCGAAAAGtcatgaaaaaaaagaagtATATAGTTCTAATAGAAATCAAGTTAAGGGTGAGGAAATTATGATACAGAGAATTTTTattgaagaaaataataatgatgataatgttcgaaataaaatagataGTATTGAACAAACTATAGAAGAAAATAGAAAtgttaaatataataaaatgttaAGTAATAAAACtggaaatatattaaaaaatcaatgtgatatattaaaaaatcaaagtgatatattaaaaaatataatttgtgaagaagaaaattatTCTTCATCATCTACAAATGTAGTAAGCCATATGGTTAATAAAAATGCAGACAGTgattcatttaataaaaggGATTATGAAATAACAGATGATGAAAGTATGGAAGAGAAccttataaaaaataataaatatgtagGTGATCAATTTGGAGAAGATAAATATTTGAATGATCATATTCCAAGTGATGAATTAACTGAAAAAATAGCGAATGATATTAGTAGCCCCCATATAGAATTAAGCGAAGATTCATTAGAAAATACAAGAGAAAAGTTTGAAAATGTTAGATCAAATTATGGGGAAGATtttatagatataaaaatatatgatgaaGATTCTGAAATAGAtgatatacaaaataaCGAACTAGATTATTTTTGGAATAATAAAGATGTATcgaatatattaaataagGAAAGAAATTCGGTAAGAACAAGTTTTGAAGGAAATAATGAAGAggatgaaaaaaatatatggaaTAGTGAAGACTGTGGTGATGGCGTAAGATTAGGACCAATTGATCTTCCAgattttaatataaaaaagaagaaggataaaattatatttccTCAAATGAGAAGAAGTAGAagtgataatatatataaaaggaaaaatatagCCCATTTTATGAATAAGAGAAATACaatagataatataataaataatgaaaatatggaaatatcgttatcaaataatgaatacacatatgataataataataatgataatattaataataataattataatattaataataatgataataatttatattatgcTAATAATAAGGTAGGTGAGAAAAAAGAGGAACAACGCGATGATATGAATATAGCAGACAAATTAGATATTATAAGAAAGAAGCTAGctataaataataatatagacattgataatataaattatgaaCGTTTTGATATGTATCAAGTAGATTTTGAAAGAATAGGTTTAAATGTAAGTAATttagaaaaagaagaaaaatatattttgttattatatatttctgAAAAGAAATTAGAATATGTATGGAATGAGAGAGAAGCTTTTAAGCGAGCTCATTCGAATATAAAGAATTTCCAGGTGAATCAAAATAAGATGAgagaattaaaaaatgagaaaaGAGAAAATTCTGTATTAATTGATACacaatattttaaaagtaatgaaatgaaaaattatcagaattataatatattgaataagaaaaataattacaatataaaaaataaatgttcAAATAATTGTAGTACAAATAAGACCAATGTTTTTTCAAACATCGGTAGGTCTATATCTGTAACATCATCATTTGATACATGtgagaagaaaaataattctaaagatttttcattattattagagaggcataaatataataaaatgagAAATGATCAATATGATGAAAAGATGAATAGTGATgattataatgatattataaataatgatgaaaagTTACAAGATGTGGGTTTCTTCTTACCGTTTTATCGTAggttattaaaaaaatacgAGACAATAAACAAGGTGGTCataaataatgatagtGCTGCTAATGATGTTTGTGAAACAATTAGTActtcaaataataataatatatataataatatttgtaataaGAAGGAAGAAGGTGATAATTCccaaaaaaatatgtcGAATGAAAAATCTTTATTTGAGAGGTTCCTTAAAAGCTTcatttctttatttttccTGGATGAATGTATTGAtcaatttttaaattattatgaagatattaaaacatcaaaaaataaagatgatGCTCTATTAAGACATTCTTTGTGTATAGAATATATGTGTAATTGTTTTCaggatatatatatacaaaaagattatattgaaaatgaagaaaaaaaattttggtttttacatttttctGATATTATGAAAgacataataaataattttatagaaaatgaaaatttagtaaataaaataagaaagatacaaataataaataacatattaaaagatGAGGTTAAAACTTATTCAATTAAGGTAGCTCATGAAGACATTTATTTGGATGTATCTCAAAATTTTATTGAAGAGtatgaaaatgataaaaattataagtataattatcacatatataagAAACAAAAGcaaaaaatgaaaacaCAAAATAGTcaagataaaaataataataataataataataataaatatgttgTTGGGAATAATCAGGGTAATTATACCAATTCATTTTGGAGTTATATATTTGgatattttaataatatatataataactGGTCTCAAGAAAAAGATGATTCAGATCATTCTTCATATAGTCATTCTGAAGAGTCTTTacaaaatgatataataaattcatCAAATTTGGTTATTAAAAATTGTACTCATTCAGATGAAGAACAAAGTGGTGATATTTCAATGACCACAGATGATGAAAATTATCAAAAAGTAGAGGAACAAAAAGggaaaaataataataaaagtgataataaaaatgaagataatataGAACATAACATATTGCATAAAAAACCTAAACAAGTTCATGAAGAAAATGTATATACACatgatattttattaaaaggaaataagcaaaataaaaataaagaaaaatataaaaatgatcATTCTCTTAAATCAAAGGATATAAAAAGTGTTGATACAAACATGAATAATaacaaattaaataattatatgaataacCAGATAAAGTGTAATTCTTTAGAAAGGCAAGATCATATATTAGGTAGTTCTACTAATATAGATGAGAGTATAATTGAGAGTAATATATCAAATGTTAGCTTTCATAATTCAGAACattctaataatataaaattgGATGATTTTTATGTTGTTAATAAgaaagaagaagaaaagaaaaataatacaacAAAGGATGAAGAACAACctgatatattaaataataacaacaaaaaaacaAACTGTTGTAGTAATACACATAAGAACAgaaattatcatatttcATCATACCAAAATTTTAAgtgtaataataaaagatatCAAAGAAATGTAGCAAATTTAGTTTCATTTCAATATAAAGGATCCTTAccaaaagaaaatataaataactttaaaaaaatgaataaaaataaaaatatcataggttgttatttttcatcatcTGATGACACATTAGTTGGAGTGCATATTAAAAGTGATATAGTCCAACATTTTGTAGATACCCATTTTGTTATGGAACGATGTcgaaaatataataaacaaataaaaaagtcCTATGTACATATTCTAAATgcaaaaacaaaacaatATTTAGCTGTAAATCTAAATacaaacaaaataatttacacaaataaatatgatgatacaatatatttagATCAATATAATGAACAACATAAAATATCTACATATTTTCAATTACAATCAATATCAGatatgatgaaaaatattttgatcGAAGATATTGTACAGAGTGTAGCTGATATTTTGTGTTGA
- a CDS encoding putative chromosome segregation protein: MYIEEIILDGFKSYPTKTVIGPFHPQFNAITGLNGSGKSNVLDAICFVMGINNLNLIRVNRLDELIYKQGQAGITKGSVTIKFNNEEKPSPLQEPYRDMKNITITRQIVLGGRNRYLLNSHNAKPKDISDFFQSLKLNINNPHFLIMQGKITKVINMKPIELLGLIEESSGTKLYEVKRTNAIKLMVKKDQKLGEINKVLFEEIEPTLVKLKKEKEEYNKFVSNNEEIEKYEKVEIAYKYYVAKKMMTKCEEKIEDAKNEERILEKGIKEIDKDIEKYKIEKEKIVKETTIANEPMKLLISEKEELEKKISQLKSECKIENKEKAKEKKRREDIKKEIKNLENKLDDYQKNNEKNNKNLKSYEDLKKKIEILKEELNEKQLTMNCLLSAGTNNNEYTGSFREQLKNYKTNLSKAETQINNFLQNNKHLEKEIITLKEQRKKYEKEYNEINKEKEIEEKKKKLCEQELDKLNKQYNNFIELDTLKTDKNILYNDIEKLQQELQVLKNIINSVKIDYKIPSNMKSTDILGQIYKLIKIKKEYNNTALAVHLILGGKLTYLLVQNKEHSKRLFEYNNFSSGSKRVTLLPLEDCVISREVHEKHIEECRRNVGLNVKDKNDVIYFLDIMEYDKNLEKIIQYLFNGTLICSNVELCKKITYNPNKKLSYTTITLEGDKFDTSGSMSGGSNKNINLFLLNYEKYKTKKQQYHDSENKLKEITEKLKSLEKAEEKKKIISKELQIYDNNLSNIENRMETSKYGSVNKKIEEHKNEIEKGRNELSELYKEQKKLTEVIRKLEKDISEYEANKDKKEEDLKETIKKLKNKIKQLETEEHKKKEEIDDVLLQIENYKKQKEKETKDLSISDETINEIEKKIQDIENNINIAKDNLKELEKKITELQSSFTSYENEMKHLVKKIEDLEKKKSENILDLKKLENNLLDLQKDLKTSTDTVKYLYKTHVWIESYEPLFNKKYTPYDFENFRHDVIQKKIQALQNEQNKLSININRKAVQMYEQVQGDYKDLVTKKSQVEEDKKKIQEVIADLDVKKSESLLAMYQQINEYFQAIFSTLLNNAQAKLSIVDGDLANGIEMKIAFNNNWKESLTELSGGQRSLLALSLILALLKVRTVPMYILDEIDAALDLNHTQNIGDMIRTQFPHSQFIIVSLKEGMFSHADVLFKMRFVDGISTVNRHALDIRQNTNKKEVQEVKRRRVTIHDKEPDHD; this comes from the exons atgtatattgAGGAAATAATATTAGATGGTTTTAAGAGTTACCCCACGAAAACAGTGATTGGTCCATTTCACCCTCAATTCAATGCGATAACAGGCTTAAATGGTAGTGGTAAATCTAACGTTTTAGATGCGATATGTTTTGTTATGggtataaataatttaaatttaataagAGTTAATCGATTAGatgaattaatatataaacaagGTCAAGCTGGAATTACAAAAGGTAGTGTGACTATAAAATTTAACAATGAAGAAAAGCCAAGTCCGTTACAAGAACCTTATCGTGATATGAAGAACATAACCATTACTAGACAAATAGTATTAGGAGGTCGAAATCgatatcttttaaatagTCATAATGCTAAGCCTAAAGATATTAGTGATTTTTTTCAGTCATTAAAattgaatataaataatcctcattttttaattatgCAAGGTAAGATAACCAAagttataaatatgaagCCTATTGAACTGTTAGGATTAATTGAAGAATCTAGTGGCACCAAACTTTATGAAGTGAAAAGAACAAATGCTATAAAATTGATGGTTAAAAAGGATCAGAAATTAGgtgaaataaataaagtATTATTTGAAGAAATTGAACCTACCCTAgtaaaattaaaaaaagaaaaagaagagtataataaatttgtcagtaataatgaagaaatcGAAAAATATGAGAAAGTCGAAATAGCttacaaatattatgtaGCAAAAAAGATGATGACAAAATGtgaagaaaaaatagaagatgcaaaaaatgaagaaagAATTTTAGAGAAAGGTATAAAAGAAATTGATAAAGATATtgagaaatataaaattgaaaaaGAGAAGATTGTTAAAGAAACTACTATTGCAAATGAACCTATGAAACTTTTGATAAGtgaaaaagaagaattagaaaagaaaatatcTCAATTAAAATCAGAATGtaaaatagaaaataaagagaaagcaaaagagaaaaaaagaagagaagatatcaaaaaagaaattaaaaatttagaaaataaattagaTGATTATCagaaaaataatgaaaaaaataataaaaatttaaaatcgtatgaagatttaaaaaagaaaattgaaatattaaaagaagaattaaATGAGAAACAATTAACTATGAATTGTCTATTAAGTGCTGgtacaaataataatgaatatacAGGTTCATTTAGAGaacaattaaaaaattataaaacGAATTTAAGTAAAGCAGAAacacaaataaataatttcttacaaaataataaacatttagaaaaagaaattattacattaaaagagcaaagaaaaaaatatgaaaaagaatataatgaaattaataaagaaaaagaaattgaagaaaaaaaaaaaaaattatgtgAACAAGAATTagataaattaaataaacaatataataattttatagaATTGGATACATTAAAAAcagataaaaatattttatataacgatatagaaaaattaCAACAAGAATTACaagttttaaaaaatataattaatagTGTAAAAATTGATTATAAAATACCAAGTAATATGAAAAGTACAGATATATTAGGAcagatatataaattaataaaaataaaaaaagaatacAACAATACAGCTTTAGCTGTACACTTAATATTAGGTGGAAAattaacatatttattagtACAAAATAAAGAACATAGTAAAAGGttatttgaatataataatttttctagTGGAAGTAAAAGAGTTACATTGTTACCTTTAGAAGATTGTGTAATATCAAGAGAAGTACATGAGAAACATATTGAAGAATGTCGAAGAAATGTTGGTTTAAATGTAAAGGATAAAAATGatgttatttattttttagatattatggaatatgataaaaatttagaaaaaatcatacaatatttatttaatggTACCTTAATATGTTCTAATGTTGaattatgtaaaaaaattacttataatccaaataaaaaattatcttATACTACTATAACTTTGGAGGGTGATAAATTTGATACATCTGGAAGTATGTCTGGTGGATctaacaaaaatattaatctatttttattaaattatgaaaaGTATAAAACTAAAAAACAACAATATCATGATAgtgaaaataaattaaaggaaataactgaaaaattaaaatcATTAGAAAAAGcagaagaaaaaaaaaaaattatttcaaaggaattacaaatatatgataaCAATCTAAGTAATATTGAAAATAGAATGGAAACAAGCAAATATGGTAGTGtcaataaaaaaatagaagAACACAAAAATGAAATTGAAAAGGGACGAAATGAATTAAgtgaattatataaagaacaaaaaaaattaactGAAGTAATACGCAAATTAGAAAAAGACATATCTGAATATGAAGCTAATAAGgataaaaaagaagaagatttaaaagaaactattaaaaaattaaaaaataaaataaaacaattaGAAACAGAagaacataaaaaaaaagaagaaatagatgatgtattattacaaattgaaaattataaaaaacaaaaagaaaaagaaacaaaGGATTTATCTATAAGTGATGAAACAATAAATgaaattgaaaaaaaaatacaagatatagaaaataatattaatattgcaaaggataatttaaaagaattagaaaaaaaaatcacAGAACTTCAATCAAGTTTTACTTCTtatgaaaatgaaatgaaacatcttgttaaaaaaattgaagatttagaaaaaaaaaaaagtgaaaatatattagatttaaaaaaactagaaaataatttattagATTTACAAAAGGATTTGAAAACATCAACTGATACAgttaaatatttatataaaacacATGTATGGATAGAATCATATGAACCTTtgtttaataaaaaatatactcCATATGATTTTGAAAATTTTAGACATGATGTTATacagaaaaaaatacaGGCTTTACAAAATGAGCAAAATAAATTGTCCATCAATATTAATAGAAAAGCAGTACAAATGTATGAACAGGTGCAAGGAGATTACAAAGATTTAGTAACCAAAAAATCACAAGTAGaagaagataaaaaaaaaatacaagAAGTTATAGCAGATTTGGatgtaaaaaaaagtgAAAGCTTGTTGGCAATGTATCAGCAAATTAATGAATATTTTCAAGCGATTTTTTCAACCCTTCTCAATAATGCCCAAGCCAAGTTAAGTATAGTCGATGGAGATTTAGCTAACGGAATAGAAATGAAG attGCCTTTAATAACAATTGGAAAGAGTCACTAACCGAATTAAGTGGAGGGCAAAGAAGTCTTTTAGCCCTGTCCTTAATTCTAGCCTTATTAAAAGTGAGAACAGTACCtatgtatatattagaTGAAATTGATGCTGCTTTAGATTTAAATCATACTCAAAATATTGGAGATATGATAAGGACACAATTTCCACATTCACAATTTATTATCGTATCTTTAAAAGAAGGTATGTTCTCTCATGCAGatgttttatttaaaatgaGATTTGTTGATGGTATATCAACGGTTAATAGACATGCTTTGGACATAAGACAAAATACAAACAAAAAGGAAGTCCAAGAAGTAAAGAGAAGAAGGGTAACAATCCACGACAAAGAACCGGACCACGATTAA
- a CDS encoding hypothetical protein (conserved Plasmodium protein, unknown function): MEYLILEEKYKNLLNKSNYENTLLKKETEILNKKLENLESAYINTENKITAFIKDKEELEDYLYKIKRENLDLKDEISKLNEKIQDLKGLTKTYRKMIKNRNKELFESEILMAENINLRNNIQAVNNEKLNLESELNKKKKIINVIKDKYKKNIGRLLEKFNQKDRHIYEFQSFIIDELNNLKKVILCENENMHFDETLINNKFMNISFHLDILTKKLEEKMTISIIE, translated from the exons ATGGAATACTTGATattagaagaaaaatataaaaatcttctg aataaatcTAACTATGAAAATACTCTTCTTAAGAAAGAAACAGAAATACTTAACAAGAAATTGGAG aatttagAAAGTGCTTATATAAATActgaaaataaaataacagCCTTTATTAAAGATAAAGAAGAATTAGAagattatttatataaaataaaaagagaaaatttggatttaaaagatgaaatttctaaattaaatgaaaaaatacAA GATTTAAAAGGTTTAACTAAGACTTATAGAAAAATGATTAAAAATCGAAACAAAGAATTATTCGAATCAGAAATATTAATGGcagaaaatattaatttaagaaataatatacaa GCTGTGAATAACGAGAAATTAAATTTGGAATCAGAACtaaacaagaaaaaaaaaattattaatgttattaaagataaatataaaaaaaatataggaag GCTATTGGAAAAATTTAATCAAAAAGATAGACACATATATGAATTCCaatcttttattattgatg aactgaataatttaaaaaaagtCATATTATgtgaaaatgaaaatatgCATTTTGATGAAACcttaattaataataaattcatGAACATAAGTTTTCATTTAGATATT ttaacaaaaaaattagaagaaaaaatgacGATATCTATAATTGAATAA